In Massilistercora timonensis, the following are encoded in one genomic region:
- the gyrA gene encoding DNA gyrase subunit A produces MEDNIFDKVHEVDLKKTMEDSYIDYAMSVIASRALPDVRDGLKPVQRRILYSMIELNNGPDKPHRKSARIVGDTMGKYHPHGDSSIYGALVNMAQEWSTRYPLVDGHGNFGSVDGDGAAAMRYTEARLSKISMELTADINKDTVDFMPNFDETEKEPTVLPARFPNLLVNGTSGIAVGMATNIPPHNLKEIIDAVVKIIDDQIADKEETTIEEILQIVKGPDFPTGGTILGTRGIEEAYRTGRGKIRVRAVTNIETMANGKSRIIVTELPYMINKARLIEKIAEMVRDKKIDGITDLSDQSSREGMRVVIELRKDVNANVLLNQLYKHTQLQDTFGVIMLALVNNVPRVMNLLDMLNHYLKHQEDVVTRRTKYELNKAEERAHILKGLLIALDHIDEVISIIRGSQTVQIAKAELINRFDLSDVQAQAIVDMRLRALTGLEREKLEAEYNELVKQIEHLKAILADRKLLLGVIKEEILAIKEKYGDERRTSIGFDEYDISMEDLIPREDVVITMTKLGYIKRMSEDTFKAQNRGGKGIKGMQTLEEDYVEDLLMCNTHHYIMFFTNTGRVYRLKGYEIPESSRTSRGTAIINLLQLMPGEKITAVIPVEYYSEKAFLMMSTKKGLIKKTPLKEYANVRKVGLAAITLREDDELIEVKFTNGHQEVILATKYGQCIRFKEQDVRCTGRTSMGVRGINLADRDEVIGMQLASQGTDLLIVSEKGMGKRTLMDEFTAQNRGGKGVKCYKITEKTGNVVGIKGVNEQDEIMIINTEGIIIRMLCSGISVLGRVTSGVKLINLKEGDTVASIAKVRDEEKEDYKHKFQIEE; encoded by the coding sequence ATGGAAGACAACATTTTTGACAAAGTCCATGAAGTAGACTTAAAGAAAACAATGGAAGACTCCTACATTGATTACGCCATGAGCGTTATCGCTTCCCGGGCCCTTCCGGATGTGCGGGACGGTCTGAAACCGGTACAGCGGCGGATCCTGTACTCCATGATCGAGTTGAACAACGGACCGGATAAGCCTCACAGGAAATCCGCCCGTATCGTGGGCGATACCATGGGTAAATATCACCCTCACGGAGACAGTTCCATCTATGGCGCTTTGGTAAATATGGCTCAGGAGTGGTCCACCCGCTACCCGCTGGTAGACGGCCATGGAAACTTTGGTTCTGTGGACGGAGACGGGGCGGCCGCCATGCGTTATACTGAGGCCCGCTTAAGCAAGATCTCTATGGAGCTGACTGCGGATATCAACAAGGATACCGTAGATTTTATGCCAAACTTTGACGAGACGGAGAAGGAGCCTACCGTATTGCCGGCCAGATTTCCCAATCTGCTGGTAAATGGAACCTCGGGAATCGCCGTGGGAATGGCCACCAACATCCCGCCTCACAATCTGAAAGAGATCATCGACGCGGTGGTGAAGATCATCGACGATCAGATCGCAGATAAAGAAGAAACTACCATTGAGGAGATCCTGCAGATCGTAAAAGGACCGGACTTCCCCACAGGAGGAACCATCCTTGGGACCAGGGGGATCGAGGAAGCCTACCGCACCGGCCGGGGCAAGATCCGGGTACGGGCAGTGACCAATATTGAGACCATGGCAAACGGCAAGAGCCGGATCATTGTCACCGAGCTTCCCTACATGATCAATAAAGCCCGTCTCATCGAGAAGATCGCGGAGATGGTAAGAGATAAGAAAATCGACGGCATCACAGACTTAAGCGACCAGTCCAGCCGGGAAGGCATGCGGGTGGTGATCGAGCTTCGTAAAGACGTGAACGCCAACGTTCTTCTGAACCAGTTGTACAAGCACACCCAGCTGCAGGATACCTTCGGCGTGATCATGCTGGCGCTGGTCAATAACGTGCCAAGGGTAATGAATCTTCTGGATATGCTGAACCACTACCTGAAGCACCAGGAGGACGTGGTAACCAGAAGGACAAAATATGAGTTAAATAAAGCAGAAGAGCGGGCGCACATTTTAAAAGGTCTGCTGATCGCCCTGGATCATATCGACGAAGTGATCAGTATCATACGGGGTTCCCAGACGGTACAGATCGCCAAGGCAGAACTGATCAACCGCTTTGACTTAAGCGACGTCCAGGCCCAGGCCATCGTGGACATGCGTCTGCGTGCGCTGACCGGTCTGGAGCGGGAGAAGCTGGAAGCGGAATACAACGAGCTGGTAAAACAGATTGAACATTTGAAAGCCATCCTGGCGGACCGTAAGCTCCTGCTTGGGGTGATCAAGGAAGAGATCCTTGCCATCAAGGAAAAATATGGCGACGAGCGCCGCACTTCCATTGGATTTGACGAGTACGACATTTCCATGGAAGACCTGATCCCAAGGGAGGACGTGGTGATCACCATGACCAAGCTTGGATATATCAAGCGGATGTCCGAGGATACCTTCAAGGCCCAGAACCGGGGCGGCAAGGGGATCAAGGGAATGCAGACCCTGGAGGAGGACTATGTGGAGGATCTGTTGATGTGCAACACCCACCACTACATTATGTTCTTCACCAACACCGGACGGGTCTACCGGCTGAAAGGTTACGAGATCCCGGAGTCCAGCCGGACTTCCAGAGGAACTGCCATCATCAATCTCCTGCAGCTTATGCCGGGAGAGAAGATCACCGCGGTGATCCCGGTAGAATACTACAGCGAGAAAGCATTTCTTATGATGTCTACCAAGAAGGGTCTGATCAAAAAGACGCCGCTGAAGGAATATGCCAATGTGAGAAAGGTAGGTCTGGCCGCCATCACCCTGCGGGAAGACGACGAGCTGATCGAAGTTAAGTTCACCAACGGACACCAGGAAGTGATCCTGGCTACCAAGTACGGACAGTGTATCCGGTTCAAGGAGCAGGATGTGCGCTGCACCGGAAGAACCTCTATGGGAGTGCGTGGGATCAACCTGGCAGACCGGGACGAAGTCATCGGTATGCAGCTTGCTTCCCAGGGAACCGACCTTCTGATCGTCTCTGAGAAGGGAATGGGCAAGCGGACGCTGATGGATGAATTCACCGCTCAGAACCGGGGCGGCAAAGGTGTGAAGTGCTATAAGATCACCGAGAAGACCGGCAATGTAGTGGGGATCAAGGGCGTCAACGAGCAGGATGAGATCATGATCATCAACACAGAAGGGATCATCATCCGGATGCTGTGCAGCGGAATCTCCGTTCTTGGCCGGGTTACCTCCGGCGTGAAGCTGATCAACCTGAAAGAGGGAGATACGGTGGCAAGTATCGCCAAGGTAAGAGACGAAGAAAAAGAAGATTACAAGCATAAATTCCAGATTGAAGAATAA